The following are from one region of the Primulina eburnea isolate SZY01 chromosome 17, ASM2296580v1, whole genome shotgun sequence genome:
- the LOC140817716 gene encoding polyprenal reductase 2-like, whose translation MIMCNGIWLLEMLPLSREPHSTQSKSINNPSDIQCVCPKFLFFFFQLYVHTMILASLLRAAWIAGILPILIASIPSSKLSAFHSFVLGLAKRGKIMKSSSQKFTVPQKYFCHFYILAVVWTTILLVSTWMYAYRTAPRVSEPLLYSSIASHLAGVSRDFWFHDGSSSLRKSKYMIWRSVFLLLLMEAQVLRRLFESIYLFKYSPSARMHIFGYLTGLFFYTAAPLSLCSKYASEVLHFVTKLGAEFVIKGKDRMKITEYDVWGLVNPLLLLKWYAWLGAAVFFFGWIHQYRCHAILGSLRENEEQVNDYAVPCGDWFEYASSAHYLAEIVIYGGLVIASGFSDVTILLLFGFVVANLALVAAETQKWYLHKFDNYPRNRRAIIPFIY comes from the exons ATGATTATGTGCAATGGTATTTGGCTATTAGAAATGCTGCCATTGTCCCGAG AACCTCACTCCACGCAATCGAAGTCAATCAATAATCCATCCGATATCCAATGCGTATGCCCTAAattcctattttttttttttcaattatacGTTCATACGATGATTCTCGCTTCTCTGCTGCGCGCTGCGTGGATTGCTGGGATTCTTCCCATTTTAATCGCGTCCATACCTTCTTCCAAACTGAGTGCTTTCCACAGTTTTGTTCTAGGGCTAGCTAAGCGTGGAAAGATTATGAAATCTTCTTCCCAA AAATTCACGGTTCCTCAGAAGTACTTTTGTCATTTTTACATATTGGCGGTTGTATGGACTACAATTCTGCTGGTTTCCACGTGGATGTATGCGTACAGAACTGCACCAAGAGTTTCTGAGCCTTTGCTATATTCCAGTATAGCCAGTCACTTGGCAGGAGTTTCTCGTGATTTTTGGTTTCATGACGGGAGTTCATCTCTGAGGAAAAGCAAGTATATGATATGGAGATCTGTGTTTTTGCTTTTGTTGATGGAAGCTCAAGTATTGCGGCGTCTTTTTGAATCCATATACTTGTTTAAGTATAGTCCTTCAGCTCGAATGCATATTTTTGGCTATCTGACAGGACTATT TTTCTATACAGCAGCTCCATTGTCTCTCTGCTCCAAGTACGCCTCAGAGGTTCTCCACTTTGTGACAAAATTAGGTGCCGAGTTTGTTATCAAAGGGAAGGATAGAATGAAAATCACAGAATATGATGTCTGGGGACTTGTGAATCCTCTCTTGCTGCTTAAATGGTACGCATGGCTTGGTGCTGCTGTTTTCTTCTTCGGTTGGATTCATCAGTATCGTTGCCACGCCATATTA GGGTCATTAAGGGAGAACGAGGAACAAGTTAATGATTATGCGGTCCCTTGTGGGGACTGGTTTGAATATGCTTCCTCCGCACATTATCTGGCTGAAATT GTTATATATGGTGGACTTGTGATTGCCAGCGGTTTTTCTGATGTTACAATATTGTTACTCTTTGGGTTTGTG GTGGCAAATCTCGCCTTGGTTGCAGCTGAAACCCAGAAGTGGTATCTTCATAAATTTGACAATTATCCTAGAAACCGTCGTGCGatcattccttttatttactGA
- the LOC140818470 gene encoding NADP-dependent D-sorbitol-6-phosphate dehydrogenase-like: MAITLNNGFKMPIIGLGVWRMEGKDIKNLLFHAIKIGYRHFDCAADYKNEAEVGVALAEAFHEGLVKREDLFITTKLWNSDHGHVIEACKDSLKKLGLEYLDLYLVHFPVATRHTGVGTTDSALGEDGVLDIDTTVSLETTWHAMEDLVSMGLVRSIGISNYDIYLTRDCLAYAKVKPAVNQIETHPYFQRDSLVKFCQKHGVCVTAHTPLGGAAANTDLFGSVSCLEDSVLKGLAKKYNKTVAQIALRWGIQRNTVVIPKSSKLDRLEENFQVFDFKITKEDMELIKSVDRGCRTNQPAKFWGIDLYA, from the exons ATGGCGATTACGTTGAACAATGGCTTCAAAATGCCGATTATCGGGCTAGGCGTTTGGCGTATGGAGGGGAAAGATATAAAGAATCTGCTCTTCCACGCTATTAAGATTGGTTACCGTCACTTTGATTGTGCTG CGGACTATAAAAATGAAGCAGAGGTTGGGGTTGCACTTGCCGAAGCTTTTCATGAAGGACTTGTGAAGAGGGAGGATCTTTTCATAACTACCAAG CTTTGGAATTCGGACCATGGCCATGTCATCGAGGCCTGCAAGGACAGCCTTAAGAAATTAGGCCTAGAGTATCTAGATTTGTACCTTGTTCATTTTCCTGTTGCTACGAGGCATACCG GAGTTGGCACGACTGATAGTGCTTTGGGAGAGGATGGTGTGCTGGACATAGATACCACAGTGTCATTGGAGACAACATGGCATGCTATGGAAGATTTAGTATCAATGGGTTTAGTGAGGAGCATTGGGATCAG CAACTATGACATATACCTAACACGAGACTGCTTAGCCTATGCCAAAGTGAAGCCTGCAGTGAATCAGATTGAAACACATCCTTATTTCCAACGAGATTCTCTTGTCAAGTTCTGCCAGAAACACGGAGTCTGTGTTACAGCGCACACCCCTCTTGGAGGTGCTGCAGCTAACACCGATTTGTTTGGTTCAGTATCATGTTTGGAAGACTCGGTTCTTAAA GGTCTTGCCAAGAAGTATAATAAGACTGTGGCTCAGATTGCTCTTCGATGGGGTATTCAAAGAAACACGGTCGTCATAcctaaatcatcaaaacttgaTAGACTGGAAGAGAATTTTCAAGTATTTGACTTCAAGATTACCAAAGAAGACATGGAACTGATCAAGAGTGTGGATCGCGGCTGTCGAACCAATCAACCCGCCAAATTTTGGGGTATTGATTTGTATGCATGA
- the LOC140818136 gene encoding eukaryotic translation initiation factor 4B3-like, whose product MAAAVSAWAKPGGWALDSEENEAELLHQHKQDVAIDKGADTADFPTLATATSTKNKKKKPQTLSLQEFVTYGSGKPTQSEAPKGLTPDELLSLPTGPRQRSPEELERNKLGGGFRSYGYRDEQPRRQGSFNRDHSREYEPSRADESDSWAAGKKSSSNNGFDRKERGGFFTDSLSRADDSDNWGANKSFVPSETRRYEKRGSFGSDSSNWGEGRKAGGAFDSLRERRGVSESNGVDSDTWGRKRDEESIVSGGRPRLNLKPRTLPMDDGQKGSEIKSDAKPKGNNPFGEARPREEVLKDLGQDVKAIEEKLESTKIKGVAVAADDDRKKGFWSGKEREPAWRKPEAVDSRPERNEESVNGAVENSENEHAEGEDSDVLSQRV is encoded by the exons ATGGCGGCAGCAGTCAGCGCGTGGGCTAAACCCGGTGGGTGGGCCTTGGATTCCGAGGAGAACGAGGCGGAGCTCCTCCACCAGCACAAGCAAGATGTTGCAATCGACAAAGGAGCCGATACGGCGGATTTTCCTACCCTTGCCACCGCCACGTCCACGAAGAACAAAAAGAAGAAACCACAGACCCTATCTCTTCAAGAATTTGTCACCTATGGTTCTGGAAAGCCAACGCAATCCGAGGCTCCGAAGGGCTTGACTCCAGATGAACTCTTGTCGCTCCCAACGGGTCCGCGTCAGCGTTCTCCGGAAGAGCTCGAGCGGAACAAGCTCGGGGGTGGATTCAGATCTTATGGCTACAGGGATGAGCAGCCGCGCCGACAGGGAAGCTTCAATCGGGATCATAGCCGTGAATATGAGCCATCTAGGGCTGACGAGAGTGATAGCTGGGCGGCGGGAAAGAAGTCATCTTCGAATAATGGATTCGATAGGAAGGAAAGAGGTGGGTTTTTCACGGATTCATTGTCTCGAGCGGATGATTCCGATAACTGGGGGGCAAACAAGAGTTTTGTTCCATCTGAGACGAGGAGGTATGAGAAAAGAGGAAGCTTTGGATCAGATTCGAGTAATTGGGGCGAGGGACGGAAGGCTGGCGGAGCATTCGATAGTTTGCGGGAAAGAAGAGGGGTTTCTGAATCGAATGGTGTCGATTCCGATACATGGGGGCGTAAACGAGACGAGGAGAGTATTGTAAGTGGTGGTAGGCCGAGGTTGAATTTGAAGCCCAGAACGCTACCAATGGATGACGGGCAGAAGGGTTCTGAGATTAAGAGTGATGCAAAACCTAAGGGGAATAATCCTTTCGGAGAGGCCAGGCCGAGGGAGGAGGTGTTAAAGGATTTGGGACAGGATGTGAAGGCAATTGAGGAGAAGCTCGAATCGACGAAGATCAAAGGTGTTGCAGTTGCAGCTGACGATGATAGGAAGAAGGGCTTTTGGAGTGGAAAGGAGAGAGAGCCGGCTTGGAGAAAGCCGGAGGCTGTTGATTCTCGACCCGAAAG AAATGAAGAATCTGTAAATGGAGCTGTTGAaaattctgaaaatgaacaTGCTGAAGGAGAAGACTCGGATGTCCTGAGCCAGCGGGTTTGA
- the LOC140818504 gene encoding translocase of chloroplast 120, chloroplastic-like, producing the protein MENHNAVVDAAKLEETQGGESEIFELTVKNSVAFSTDGSKESDEDEVFEEAVEVEPTMVDSDNSVITEDEKIESSGIMESSKENTNLVNDAEEAEHLMHENNGTIDDGVVEDAEDDSMEIADSTTSVTKSDSLLPASPQSAGDAVPDTAIFVKTLTSDDAEDIADAGARKEGICQMSEPPEAKELQGAETDPEKPDMKGNIHENSEIRDANEVKGGDTSFQVADNGIKSDANLVGTLNHKGIEIPDTDSVKGQSNDTSAETIDAYGSIRNDRQNLIVNEPVIVPGSDYQGQQIVRTPTNSLSESEEDHAGEQENGQILIDSPSVEVANSDILDVVPEESKGICTVDVSPGVSSAVAEGSEKEGEGAKDGKMEESISGSRALEVGPSTGIPSSSGNTSTPRPSPDLPTVTEPHALVQEPVFQGNSVKRTQENRPEAAFSPSYSISPQSTSLGQTASPVEPASSNSRNKEHLSRSASDIPPANSNLSSNRPAGLGRAAPLLEPTSRVVQQPRVNGAVSPIQNQLIEDPANGESEEYDETREKLQMIRVKFLRLAHRLGQTPHNVVVAQVLYRLGLAEQLQGRSGGRVAAFSFDRASAVAEQLEAAGQEPLDFTCTIMVIGKTGVGKSATINSIFDEVMFGTDAFQFGTKKVQDIVGTVQGIRVRVIDTPGLLPSWSDQCQNEKILCSVKKFIKKTPPDIVLYLDRLDMQNRDFGDMPLLRTITEIFGPSIWFNAIVVLTHAASAPPEGPNGTATSYDTFVTQRSHVVQQAIRQAAGDMRLMNPVSLVENHSACRTNRAGQRVLPNGQVWKPHLLLLSFASKILAEANTLLKLQDGPPGKSFTPRTRSPPLPFLLSSLLQSRPEVKLPSEQFGDDDDIIDDMDDSSDSDSDSSEYDELPPFKSLTKAQLEMLNKAQRKAYYDELEYRERLFMKKQLKEEKQRRKMAKKIQEEAKNLPAEYGENAEEEASAAASVPVPMPDMALPASFDSDNPTHRYRSLDSSNPWLVRAVLEPNGWDHDIGYDGINVERLFVVKDKVPVSFSGHLSKDKKDGNLQMEVASSVKHGKGKATSIGFDMQSVGKDFAYTLRTETRFSNHRLNKAAAGLSATLLGDVLTGGLKLEDKVLFGKRGQLVVSGGAMYGRGDVAYGGSLEATLRDKDHPLGRFLSTLGISVMDWHGDLAIGCNFQTQIPIGRHENLVGRINLNNKGSGQMSLRLNSSEQLQIVLIGLIPLVKKILSFSQPVQYG; encoded by the coding sequence ATGGAAAATCATAATGCTGTTGTCGATGCTGCTAAACTAGAGGAGACACAGGGCGGCGAGAGTGAAATATTTGAACTAACAGTAAAGAACAGCGTTGCCTTTAGTACGGACGGATCAAAGGAATCAGATGAGGATGAAGTGTTTGAAGAGGCAGTCGAGGTGGAACCCACCATGGTTGATTCAGATAATAGTGTTATAACTGAAGATGAAAAAATTGAATCAAGTGGAATCATGGAGAGCAGTAAGGAAAATACTAATTTAGTCAATGATGCCGAGGAGGCTGAACATTTGATGCACGAAAATAATGGAACCATTGATGATGGCGTGGTTGAGGATGCGGAAGATGACTCAATGGAAATTGCTGATTCAACTACTTCTGTTACTAAATCTGACAGTTTGTTGCCTGCATCCCCACAAAGTGCTGGGGATGCGGTACCAGATACTGCAATATTTGTTAAAACTTTGACTTCTGATGATGCAGAAGACATTGCGGATGCTGGTGCTAGAAAAGAGGGGATATGTCAAATGTCAGAACCTCCAGAAGCCAAAGAGTTACAAGGAGCTGAGACTGATCCAGAGAAACCTGACATGAAAGGAAACATTCACGAGAATTCTGAAATCCGAGATGCTAATGAAGTAAAAGGAGGTGATACTAGTTTTCAGGTTGCTGATAATGGTATAAAGAGTGATGCCAATTTGGTTGGCACTTTGAATCATAAAGGCATAGAGATTCCCGATACTGATTCAGTTAAAGGACAGAGTAATGATACATCAGCAGAAACTATAGATGCCTATGGATCTATACGAAATGACAGACAAAATCTAATCGTTAATGAGCCAGTTATTGTTCCAGGTTCAGATTATCAGGGTCAACAGATTGTAAGGACTCCAACTAACTCGCTTAGTGAAAGTGAAGAGGATCATGCTGGAGAACAAGAAAATGGACAGATATTAATAGATTCTCCAAGTGTGGAAGTTGCAAACTCTGATATTCTGGATGTTGTCCCGGAGGAAAGCAAAGGTATTTGTACTGTGGATGTAAGTCCTGGGGTCTCCTCAGCTGTTGCTGAAGGCTCCGAAAAGGAAGGAGAAGGAGCGAAGGATGGGAAAATGGAAGAATCTATCTCAGGGAGTAGAGCACTGGAAGTTGGACCCAGTACTGGTATTCCATCATCATCTGGTAACACCTCCACTCCAAGGCCTTCTCCAGATCTTCCTACAGTCACTGAGCCACATGCTCTGGTGCAAGAACCTGTTTTCCAGGGTAATTCAGTCAAGAGAACGCAGGAAAACAGACCTGAAGCAGCCTTTTCTCCTTCATATTCCATAAGCCCCCAATCTACCAGTCTTGGTCAAACTGCCTCACCGGTAGAACCTGCTTCTAGCAATTCTAGAAATAAAGAACACTTGTCTCGGTCTGCATCTGATATTCCACCAGCCAACAGTAACTTATCTTCAAATCGTCCTGCTGGCCTTGGGCGTGCTGCACCTCTACTAGAGCCCACTTCGAGGGTTGTCCAGCAGCCTAGAGTGAATGGTGCGGTTTCCCCAATACAGAACCAGCTTATTGAGGATCCTGCAAACGGAGAGTCTGAGGAATATGATGAGACCCGTGAAAAGCTCCAGATGATTCGGGTTAAATTTCTGCGTCTTGCCCATAGGCTTGGTCAAACTCCACATAATGTAGTCGTCGCTCAAGTTTTGTATAGATTGGGTTTGGCCGAACAGCTACAAGGGAGAAGTGGTGGTCGTGTGGCTGCATTCAGCTTTGATCGTGCAAGTGCAGTGGCAGAGCAGCTTGAGGCAGCTGGACAAGAACCCTTAGATTTCACGTGCACCATCATGGTTATTGGAAAAACTGGGGTTGGTAAAAGTGCAACTATAAATTCCATATTTGATGAAGTTATGTTTGGCACTGATGCTTTTCAGTTTGGGACCAAAAAGGTTCAGGATATTGTTGGAACTGTGCAGGGAATAAGGGTACGAGTGATTGACACGCCTGGGCTTTTACCGTCTTGGTCAGACCAGTGCCAGAATGAAAAAATACTTTGTTCTGTCAAAAAGTTTATAAAGAAAACACCTCCTGATATTGTTTTGTATCTTGATAGATTGGACATGCAGAACAGAGATTTTGGAGATATGCCATTGCTGCGGACGATCACTGAAATCTTTGGACCGTCGATATGGTTCAATGCTATTGTCGTTCTGACTCATGCTGCATCTGCCCCACCGGAAGGTCCTAACGGCACAGCTACTAGTTATGATACCTTTGTGACCCAAAGGTCCCATGTCGTCCAGCAAGCAATTCGGCAGGCTGCTGGAGATATGCGGCTAATGAATCCCGTTTCATTGGTGGAGAACCACTCAGCATGCAGGACAAATAGAGCTGGACAGAGAGTATTACCTAATGGTCAGGTTTGGAAGCCACACTTGTTGCTTCTGTCCTTCGCTTCGAAAATCTTGGCTGAAGCAAATACACTATTGAAGTTGCAAGATGGCCCTCCTGGAAAATCCTTTACTCCTAGAACAAGATCACCTCCTTTACCTTTCCTTCTTTCATCTCTTCTTCAATCAAGGCCTGAAGTGAAGCTTCCGTCGGAGCAATTTGGTGATGACGATGATATCATAGATGATATGGATGATTCCTCAGACTCGGACTCAGACTCATCAGAATATGATGAATTACCGCCTTTCAAGTCATTGACTAAAGCACAGCTGGAAATGCTGAATAAAGCGCAAAGGAAGGCATACTATGATGAACTTGAATATAGGGAAAGACTTTTCATGAAGAAGCAGCTGAAGGAAGAGAAGCAGCGGCGGAAGATGGCAAAGAAAATTCAAGAGGAGGCTAAGAATTTACCTGCTGAATATGGTGAAAATGCAGAAGAAGAGGCCAGTGCTGCTGCATCAGTGCCAGTTCCCATGCCAGATATGGCTCTGCCAGCTTCTTTTGATTCTGATAATCCTACCCATAGATATCGTTCTCTTGATTCCTCCAACCCATGGCTTGTAAGAGCTGTCCTAGAACCCAATGGTTGGGACCATGACATTGGTTATGATGGCATAAATGTTGAAAGATTGTTTGTGGTAAAAGACAAGGTACCGGTGTCTTTCTCTGGTCACCTTTCAAAGGACAAAAAGGATGGAAACCTTCAAATGGAAGTTGCTAGCTCGGTGAAGCATGGTAAAGGGAAAGCAACCTCGATAGGCTTTGACATGCAATCAGTTGGAAAGGACTTTGCTTACACTCTACGAACAGAGACGAGATTTAGTAATCACAGATTGAATAAGGCTGCTGCAGGTCTTTCAGCAACTTTGTTGGGTGATGTTTTGACTGGTGGACTAAAATTAGAGGATAAGGTACTCTTTGGCAAACGGGGTCAGTTAGTTGTTTCTGGTGGTGCCATGTATGGTCGCGGGGATGTGGCTTATGGTGGTAGCCTTGAAGCAACTCTGAGAGACAAAGACCACCCTTTAGGGCGTTTTTTGTCTACTTTGGGGATCTCTGTCATGGATTGGCATGGAGATCTTGCCATTGGTTGCAACTTTCAGACCCAAATCCCCATCGGACGACACGAAAATTTGGTTGGCCGAATCAATCTTAATAACAAGGGGTCTGGTCAAATGAGTCTCAGACTCAATAGCTCAGAGCAACTTCAAATAGTATTGATTGGATTAATTCCTCTAGTCAAGAAAATTCTTAGTTTTTCTCAACCTGTGCAGTATGGATAA